One window of Paenibacillus sp. FSL K6-3182 genomic DNA carries:
- a CDS encoding response regulator transcription factor: MSKRTIVIADDQPLIRDGLAAILSMEEEYLVVATTCDGLATIAQVRLHRPELVLMDIHMPKLDGLEATKRIKTEFPDTKVLVLTTFEDEEYIWEAIRYGANGFLVKGVETKKLLSTIQDCLEERINYPSRIQKRLVQALNFPEQHEQGSPNEISEPYSIEQTDDMLNGLSAQERNIVMQLKQGKSNQAIASELFLTTGTVKNYLSAIYKKLKVSSRTEAIAYLHHSSGTSSPPSST, translated from the coding sequence TTGTCTAAAAGAACGATTGTGATAGCAGACGATCAGCCCTTAATTCGCGATGGTTTGGCAGCTATTTTAAGTATGGAGGAAGAATATTTAGTTGTTGCTACAACGTGTGATGGGTTGGCAACGATAGCGCAAGTGCGATTGCACCGCCCCGAGCTGGTTTTAATGGACATCCATATGCCGAAGTTAGATGGTTTGGAAGCAACAAAACGAATCAAAACTGAGTTTCCGGATACCAAAGTGCTCGTTCTGACAACGTTCGAGGATGAGGAATACATATGGGAAGCGATACGGTATGGAGCTAACGGCTTTTTAGTTAAAGGGGTTGAGACTAAGAAGCTTCTCTCTACGATTCAGGATTGTTTAGAGGAGAGAATCAATTATCCCAGTCGCATTCAGAAACGTCTTGTACAGGCTCTTAACTTTCCAGAACAGCATGAACAAGGATCACCCAATGAAATTTCCGAGCCTTATTCAATCGAGCAGACTGATGACATGCTGAATGGTTTGTCCGCACAGGAACGAAATATTGTAATGCAGTTGAAACAAGGGAAGTCGAATCAAGCTATCGCTTCTGAATTGTTTTTAACGACGGGTACAGTAAAAAATTATTTGAGTGCGATTTACAAAAAACTGAAGGTTTCGAGCCGAACGGAAGCAATCGCATATCTTCATCATTCTTCGGGAACATCATCACCCCCGAGTTCTACGTAG
- a CDS encoding antibiotic biosynthesis monooxygenase codes for MSEIAKTPQPPYYAVIFTSERTAIENQYKEMADEMVKLASVQPGYLGVESAREGLGITVSYWESLEAIQKWKQNERHLVAQQQGIAEWYSSYKTRVCKVERDYGFEKN; via the coding sequence ATGAGTGAAATTGCTAAAACGCCACAACCGCCTTATTATGCTGTCATATTTACATCAGAACGAACAGCAATTGAGAACCAATACAAGGAAATGGCGGATGAAATGGTGAAGCTTGCTTCCGTTCAACCGGGTTATCTTGGTGTAGAAAGTGCGAGAGAAGGGCTAGGCATTACCGTGTCTTATTGGGAATCCCTTGAAGCGATTCAAAAATGGAAACAAAATGAACGGCATTTGGTCGCACAACAACAAGGAATAGCGGAATGGTATAGCAGCTACAAAACAAGAGTTTGCAAGGTCGAACGGGATTATGGTTTCGAAAAAAACTAA
- a CDS encoding alanine/glycine:cation symporter family protein, with protein MEQMIQDLIGIVNDFLWSKLLIVMLIAIGLYFTLRSNVLQLRMLKEMFRLLFESTSGPRGSISPFQAFCISMAARVGTGNITGIAIAIALGGPGAVFWMWIIAIIGSASSFVESTLAQVYKIKDGESFRGGPAYYMQAGLKKRWMGALFAILITLSFGLVFNAVQSNTITIAFENSFGTNRMAVGLIMTAIFAVIIIGGVKRIAKLSEYIVVVLAVLYIGVALTIVVINITDMPAVLALIVKNAFGIEQVAGGSLGAALMHGVKRGLFSNEAGMGSAPNAAATATTSHPAKQGLIQALGVLFDTLVICTSTAFIILLSGVYEQQGLGGIELTQAALSVHMGSWASGFLAIMVFLFAFSTLMGNYYYGETNIEFLNTSKVWLWLYRICVLAMVIFGSVAKVQLVWDLADLFMGLMVVVNLIAITLLSRIAFDVLRNYMQQKKAGRDPQFVKSSVKGLEDVECWDDKDVK; from the coding sequence ATGGAGCAAATGATTCAAGATTTAATTGGTATTGTGAATGATTTTTTATGGTCAAAGCTGTTGATTGTTATGCTTATTGCAATAGGCCTTTACTTCACCCTGCGGTCAAATGTACTGCAATTGCGTATGTTAAAGGAAATGTTCCGTCTGCTGTTTGAGTCCACAAGCGGTCCGCGCGGCAGCATTTCACCATTTCAGGCGTTTTGCATTAGTATGGCAGCTCGTGTAGGAACAGGGAATATTACCGGAATCGCTATCGCGATCGCGTTAGGTGGACCAGGGGCTGTGTTCTGGATGTGGATCATCGCCATTATTGGTTCAGCCTCAAGCTTCGTAGAAAGTACGCTTGCTCAGGTTTACAAGATTAAGGACGGAGAGAGCTTCCGCGGAGGCCCAGCTTATTATATGCAAGCGGGTTTAAAGAAGCGGTGGATGGGCGCCTTATTTGCGATCTTAATTACGCTGTCCTTCGGGCTCGTATTTAATGCTGTACAGTCGAACACGATTACGATTGCTTTTGAGAACTCTTTTGGCACCAATCGAATGGCAGTGGGATTGATTATGACAGCGATATTTGCCGTTATCATTATTGGCGGTGTTAAGCGGATCGCCAAGCTATCCGAATATATTGTGGTTGTGCTGGCGGTTTTGTATATTGGGGTTGCTCTTACGATTGTTGTGATAAATATTACAGATATGCCGGCAGTGCTTGCTTTAATTGTAAAAAATGCGTTCGGAATAGAACAAGTAGCCGGAGGATCACTTGGCGCAGCGCTTATGCATGGCGTAAAACGCGGTTTATTTTCTAACGAAGCAGGGATGGGCAGTGCTCCCAATGCTGCAGCTACCGCAACGACCAGTCATCCGGCGAAGCAAGGCTTGATCCAAGCGCTTGGTGTTCTGTTTGACACCTTAGTCATTTGTACGAGTACAGCATTTATTATTTTGCTGTCAGGCGTGTATGAACAGCAGGGACTAGGCGGAATAGAACTCACGCAAGCAGCTCTGAGCGTACATATGGGTTCATGGGCATCGGGCTTCCTAGCGATCATGGTTTTTCTGTTCGCGTTCAGCACATTGATGGGCAATTATTATTATGGGGAAACGAATATTGAGTTTCTCAACACCAGTAAAGTCTGGTTATGGCTATACCGCATTTGTGTGCTGGCGATGGTCATTTTCGGGTCGGTTGCCAAAGTGCAGCTTGTCTGGGATTTAGCAGATTTGTTCATGGGACTGATGGTGGTGGTCAATCTCATCGCCATTACTCTTTTATCACGAATCGCCTTTGATGTGCTGCGTAATTATATGCAGCAGAAGAAGGCAGGGCGTGATCCGCAATTTGTGAAGAGCAGCGTCAAAGGTTTGGAAGACGTGGAATGCTGGGATGACAAAGACGTCAAATAG
- a CDS encoding acyltransferase domain-containing protein: protein MMDITKFCEGIRLDESAQQHMFAYRMMEEEYKAYKQHFQLDRDSFFETVKQTGSYRKLLLYLFIRFAVDAYEEYRIRGIEDVVYYDTFSDIQIWSQNCLRDYGEYGIEEYNWMKEHVQLRLFRLGRLQFQPLALNSDVVINGQKVVKDQIVLNVHIPSGEPLDPQSVEKSFVLARAFFRGISPVYVCHSWLLYPELSEVLSVDSNIIQFQKHFYIYDVDAASREAEQRIFNQLKDNPFEYEEQTSLQRSAKAYLVAGHKLGSGYGIKINGES, encoded by the coding sequence ATGATGGACATAACAAAATTTTGTGAAGGTATCAGGCTTGATGAATCGGCTCAGCAGCATATGTTTGCCTACCGTATGATGGAAGAGGAATACAAGGCATACAAACAGCATTTTCAATTAGATCGAGACTCTTTTTTTGAGACTGTAAAGCAAACAGGGAGCTATCGAAAATTATTATTATATTTATTTATAAGATTTGCAGTAGATGCCTATGAGGAGTATCGAATTCGAGGGATTGAGGATGTCGTTTATTACGATACCTTCTCTGATATCCAGATTTGGAGCCAAAACTGTTTGCGTGATTACGGTGAATACGGAATTGAAGAATACAACTGGATGAAGGAGCATGTTCAGTTGCGCTTATTCCGATTGGGAAGATTACAGTTTCAGCCACTCGCTCTGAATTCTGATGTAGTAATTAACGGGCAAAAGGTAGTTAAAGATCAAATTGTGCTCAATGTACATATTCCATCCGGAGAGCCTCTTGACCCTCAAAGTGTAGAAAAGTCATTTGTTTTGGCAAGAGCTTTTTTTAGAGGAATATCTCCGGTGTATGTTTGTCATTCATGGCTGCTTTATCCGGAGTTAAGTGAAGTATTAAGCGTTGATTCCAATATCATACAGTTTCAAAAGCACTTTTACATTTATGATGTTGATGCAGCCTCAAGGGAAGCAGAACAAAGGATATTCAACCAATTGAAAGACAATCCATTCGAATATGAAGAGCAAACTAGTTTACAGCGCAGCGCCAAAGCTTATTTGGTTGCAGGTCACAAGCTGGGGAGCGGTTATGGGATCAAAATAAATGGGGAGAGTTAG
- a CDS encoding helix-turn-helix domain-containing protein → MRYLYEFIEHQDDLPIRLFVNSVAHVHFHWHKEIEIIYVLQGSVTIYLDQHQYLLQQDDIIVVSSMSVHKIERTSQDNVLLTLQFNPELMDEGSFIGCNSLQQTDENRENYDKIRRCLAQMAWEASKKAPGCRNYSLGFLHMLIGHLLRYFSTGLIEATLSEGKAFDYKRLNRVLQFVDRHYSQKISLQTIADQEHLSLHYFSHFFSDKIGIPFQKYLTLVRLEKAVIELTESSKSMTQIAHDCGFANVKLFNKYFKEKYECTPSAFREAVSSAMPASPARKPITYEESSSSDYYETDTILAMESLYRYLERDEEGTNALVAKSVVYTKVDIKVRVDESGQPFVPHWNRITTAGRAIEGLRADWQEQFLELQRNLAFTHIRFHGVFNDEMMIYNETDDGEPIYNWAYVDKLYDFLLQSGIRPFVELGFMPTLLRRSSETIFLWKGNIAPPAIQNKWDSLVRQFVRHCLNRYGIDEVKKWYFEVWNEPDLAGVCWAGTKEQYFEFYKSTAFSIKSINLELKVGGPALGYGSLWNESWATDFMSYCRAGNVPIDFFSFHVYSEYPNLKDEADTLTTIMPPSFYLDSVNKLRSQIGAYEAPPMELHMTEWNFSLYDRNLVHDTMFMASFVIHQALQTLGTMNSIAFWSFTDVFEESHVPPSIFYGGFGLINRNGLKKPSYYAFELLAKLGEKIVTRGDGYIVTSHNDGSLQILMYHYVHVDQLFASGDWSGLTEKSRYSIFEEKGDKAFLIKLQGLKSSYKMTSYQLDREHGSAFDEWIRMGTPVYPSKEELNYLQGKTGPEMKTELITDAESYEHTFVVPPHGVRLITLLKQY, encoded by the coding sequence ATGCGCTACCTTTATGAGTTTATCGAGCATCAAGATGACCTGCCGATTCGTCTGTTCGTCAACAGTGTTGCACATGTTCATTTTCATTGGCATAAGGAAATTGAAATTATATATGTGCTGCAGGGCTCTGTCACCATCTATTTGGACCAACATCAGTATTTATTGCAGCAGGACGATATCATCGTTGTCAGCAGCATGTCTGTACACAAAATCGAACGAACGAGTCAGGACAATGTGCTGCTGACATTGCAGTTTAACCCGGAATTGATGGATGAGGGCTCGTTTATCGGATGCAATTCCTTGCAACAGACGGATGAAAACCGTGAAAATTATGATAAAATTCGCCGCTGCTTGGCGCAGATGGCATGGGAAGCAAGCAAGAAAGCTCCTGGCTGCCGCAACTATTCATTGGGTTTTCTCCATATGTTGATTGGCCATTTGCTGCGTTATTTTTCAACAGGCCTAATCGAAGCAACACTCTCGGAGGGAAAGGCTTTTGACTATAAACGGCTTAATCGCGTGCTCCAGTTCGTGGACCGCCATTACAGTCAGAAGATATCATTGCAAACGATTGCCGATCAAGAGCATTTAAGCCTGCATTATTTCTCTCATTTCTTCAGTGATAAAATCGGCATCCCATTCCAGAAGTATTTAACATTGGTCCGTTTGGAGAAAGCAGTCATTGAATTGACGGAGTCCAGCAAAAGCATGACGCAAATCGCGCATGACTGCGGATTCGCTAATGTGAAGCTGTTCAATAAATATTTCAAAGAGAAGTACGAATGTACTCCAAGCGCGTTTCGGGAAGCAGTGTCTTCAGCTATGCCTGCCTCGCCTGCGAGGAAGCCGATTACTTACGAGGAATCGTCAAGCAGTGATTATTATGAAACCGACACTATTCTTGCGATGGAATCATTGTACCGTTATTTGGAGCGGGATGAAGAAGGAACGAACGCACTGGTAGCGAAGAGTGTTGTTTATACCAAGGTTGACATTAAAGTACGCGTGGATGAATCAGGCCAACCATTCGTGCCCCATTGGAATCGGATAACTACTGCCGGCAGAGCTATAGAAGGGCTGCGAGCGGATTGGCAGGAGCAATTTCTGGAATTGCAGCGAAACCTAGCATTCACTCATATACGCTTCCATGGCGTATTTAATGACGAGATGATGATATACAACGAGACGGATGACGGCGAACCAATCTATAATTGGGCCTATGTTGATAAGCTATATGACTTTTTACTTCAATCGGGCATACGTCCTTTTGTAGAATTGGGCTTCATGCCAACGCTGCTGCGCCGTTCAAGCGAAACTATTTTTTTGTGGAAGGGCAATATCGCTCCTCCAGCTATCCAGAACAAGTGGGATTCGCTTGTCCGTCAGTTTGTTCGCCATTGCTTGAATCGTTACGGAATTGATGAAGTAAAGAAGTGGTATTTTGAGGTGTGGAACGAGCCTGATCTGGCTGGCGTTTGCTGGGCGGGAACGAAGGAGCAGTATTTTGAATTTTACAAATCAACTGCCTTTTCGATCAAATCGATAAATCTTGAACTGAAGGTAGGCGGCCCTGCGCTTGGATATGGATCACTTTGGAATGAAAGTTGGGCGACTGATTTTATGTCTTATTGCCGTGCTGGGAATGTACCCATTGATTTTTTCTCATTCCATGTTTATTCCGAATATCCGAATCTGAAGGACGAGGCTGACACGTTGACGACGATTATGCCGCCATCATTCTATCTCGACAGCGTGAATAAGTTAAGATCGCAAATTGGAGCATATGAAGCCCCGCCTATGGAGCTTCATATGACGGAGTGGAACTTCTCCCTCTATGACCGAAATTTGGTGCATGATACGATGTTTATGGCATCGTTTGTCATCCATCAAGCTCTTCAGACGTTAGGCACAATGAATTCGATTGCCTTCTGGTCATTCACTGACGTTTTTGAAGAAAGCCATGTCCCACCGTCCATTTTCTATGGAGGTTTCGGTTTAATTAATAGAAACGGCCTCAAGAAGCCTAGCTATTATGCATTTGAACTGCTTGCCAAGCTGGGAGAGAAGATTGTGACTCGAGGGGATGGTTATATCGTAACGAGTCATAATGATGGGAGCCTGCAAATTTTAATGTACCATTATGTGCATGTGGATCAACTATTCGCAAGCGGCGATTGGTCAGGTCTGACGGAAAAAAGCCGATACTCCATCTTTGAAGAAAAGGGTGACAAAGCATTTCTAATAAAGCTGCAAGGCTTGAAAAGCAGCTATAAAATGACGAGCTATCAGCTTGACCGAGAGCATGGCTCTGCTTTTGATGAATGGATTCGAATGGGAACGCCTGTATACCCATCGAAGGAGGAACTCAATTATTTGCAAGGCAAAACCGGTCCCGAAATGAAGACGGAGCTTATAACCGATGCGGAAAGCTATGAACATACATTCGTAGTTCCGCCTCACGGGGTTAGGTTAATTACGTTGTTAAAGCAATATTGA
- a CDS encoding PTS transporter subunit EIIC has translation MDRLMKWMTEKFAPRLEAFTKNVWVDSIQEAIMVTLPMIFIGSLITLVSILKDYIPGMPDLTPITTFSFGLLGIFIAFLTPYMVMQKKERHKIKLIAGATGLSLFLMLLKPTFGDDGTVKFVLERFGPSGMITALLVGISVAAVMNAFNRFSWFKKDTNLPEFIVDWFDFLVPIALILTGGWLLIYQLHFDIFALIVSLFEPLNTISQSLAGFVLFNFVGVVLYSFGVSPWVITPILYSIWIPAIEENAALVAQGMEPVNINTFETFFSGWVGVGGLGATLPLVIWFLFAKSKKLSSIGKATIVPSLFNINEPVIYGAPIAFNPLLMVPMWINGIITPIIVYIVLDLGLVDIPSKVFQLWYTPIGLSTYLLSGLNGLLLLALVLFVIFVVWFPFFKVYDMQELKKEQQEAEGQEG, from the coding sequence ATGGATCGATTGATGAAGTGGATGACCGAGAAATTCGCGCCTCGACTCGAAGCATTTACCAAAAATGTATGGGTGGATTCAATTCAAGAAGCGATTATGGTCACACTGCCGATGATTTTCATCGGTTCACTGATTACGCTTGTTTCTATTTTGAAGGATTATATACCGGGAATGCCTGATTTGACGCCAATAACAACGTTTAGCTTCGGGCTTCTCGGCATTTTTATCGCTTTTCTCACACCTTACATGGTCATGCAGAAGAAGGAACGCCATAAAATTAAGCTGATTGCAGGTGCGACTGGTTTGTCGCTGTTCCTCATGCTGCTTAAGCCTACGTTCGGAGATGACGGAACAGTCAAGTTTGTGCTTGAGCGATTTGGACCGTCTGGGATGATCACAGCACTCTTAGTGGGAATTTCAGTAGCAGCTGTCATGAATGCGTTTAACCGCTTCTCTTGGTTCAAGAAAGATACAAATCTGCCAGAATTTATTGTGGACTGGTTTGACTTTCTCGTCCCTATCGCTTTGATTCTGACAGGTGGCTGGCTTCTTATTTATCAGCTGCACTTCGATATTTTCGCTCTAATCGTGAGCTTGTTTGAGCCGCTTAACACAATTAGCCAAAGCTTGGCAGGCTTCGTCTTGTTTAATTTCGTTGGTGTTGTACTCTATTCCTTTGGCGTGAGCCCGTGGGTAATCACTCCGATATTATATTCCATATGGATTCCTGCCATCGAGGAAAATGCTGCTTTGGTTGCACAAGGGATGGAGCCCGTGAACATCAATACGTTTGAAACTTTTTTCTCCGGCTGGGTAGGGGTCGGCGGTCTCGGCGCAACATTGCCGCTTGTTATTTGGTTCCTATTTGCAAAGTCGAAAAAATTGAGTTCAATCGGCAAGGCGACTATCGTCCCTTCACTGTTCAATATTAATGAGCCTGTCATTTATGGCGCGCCGATTGCTTTTAATCCGTTATTGATGGTGCCGATGTGGATTAACGGCATTATAACGCCAATTATAGTATACATCGTGCTGGATCTCGGCCTTGTGGACATCCCAAGTAAAGTGTTTCAACTGTGGTATACGCCAATCGGCTTGTCCACGTATTTATTGTCTGGCTTAAACGGACTTTTATTGCTTGCCCTAGTTTTGTTTGTTATTTTCGTCGTTTGGTTTCCGTTTTTTAAAGTTTACGACATGCAGGAGCTAAAGAAGGAACAGCAAGAAGCCGAAGGGCAAGAAGGATAG
- a CDS encoding glycoside hydrolase family 3 C-terminal domain-containing protein encodes MKQATETILRAMTLEEKADLCAGLNMWMTKEIDRLGIPSIHMYDGTNGIRKTNSDEEIGITGENLPATCYPTGSAIGSSWNVELLHEVGVALGKEGRQMGVQLLLGPGINMKRTPLGGRNFEYYSEDPCLSGELGASFVNGLQSQGVGASVKHFACNNQEYEKMVTSSEVDERTLREIYLSAFERIVKKSNPWTIMCSYNLVNGSYASENEHLLNDILREEWGYEGVVLSDWTAVNDRIRGLKAGLDLEMPGPAHYNRKAIVEAVQAGKLEEALLDKVVGRIIELVQKTTETGINRNEQAAIDYHELARKAASESIVLLKNDNDILPINTAKTASVAIIGKFAKQPRIQGAGSAKVTPSRVDIPWEEMCRIAGDSIVLSYAEGYPTDESVDERLIEESVELAAKADIAILFVGQPEYAESEMHDLEGIHLPMHQIKLIEAVSTVQPKCVVVTSSGSALAMRPWVQHVPGVLHSWLAGQGSGKAIADILFGNVNPSGKLSETFPVKLSDNPSYMRVRGENGKLFYREGLFVGYRYYDKKEIVPQFSFGHGLSYTSFVYSNLKAIQQEGKITVTCSVENTGDVFGKEVVQLYVHDEECDWVRPEKELKAFTKLALEPGEKQEVCFLLEERDLAYYNTKYNKWVAETGYYEFVIGSSSRDIRIRERVLCDFGSEEIALHKFSLLNDWLNHQRAKLILTDCINEMNRHVSDKVYLNEEFVGFWGDFPAIKIIQMFGQKWLTDRSPDQVMEQLIQTFELERHDR; translated from the coding sequence ATGAAGCAAGCAACAGAAACGATATTGAGAGCAATGACGCTGGAAGAAAAAGCTGATCTATGCGCCGGTCTAAACATGTGGATGACGAAGGAGATCGATCGTCTGGGGATCCCGTCTATCCATATGTACGATGGAACGAATGGCATACGTAAAACAAATAGTGACGAAGAAATAGGCATTACAGGCGAAAATTTACCAGCCACTTGTTATCCAACAGGCTCGGCTATCGGATCTTCGTGGAATGTGGAGCTACTGCATGAGGTTGGAGTCGCTCTTGGAAAGGAAGGGAGACAGATGGGCGTTCAGTTGCTTCTTGGACCTGGGATAAACATGAAGCGAACCCCTCTGGGTGGACGAAACTTCGAATATTATTCAGAGGATCCATGCCTGTCAGGGGAGCTTGGAGCCTCCTTCGTAAACGGCTTGCAAAGCCAAGGCGTCGGTGCGTCGGTTAAACATTTTGCTTGTAATAATCAAGAGTATGAAAAGATGGTAACAAGTTCGGAGGTTGATGAGCGGACACTGCGCGAAATTTATTTGAGCGCTTTCGAGCGGATAGTTAAAAAATCAAATCCGTGGACAATTATGTGTTCCTATAATCTGGTTAACGGTTCCTATGCAAGTGAAAACGAACATTTGCTGAACGATATTTTACGTGAAGAATGGGGATATGAAGGGGTCGTTTTGTCCGACTGGACAGCTGTCAATGATCGCATTCGCGGTCTTAAGGCAGGCCTAGATTTAGAAATGCCTGGGCCAGCCCATTACAATAGGAAAGCTATTGTTGAAGCTGTACAGGCAGGCAAGCTTGAAGAAGCTCTACTTGATAAGGTTGTCGGCCGAATCATCGAGTTGGTGCAAAAAACGACCGAAACAGGTATAAATAGAAACGAACAAGCAGCTATCGATTATCATGAATTGGCAAGGAAAGCGGCGTCAGAGAGCATTGTGCTGCTTAAAAACGATAATGATATTCTTCCGATTAACACGGCGAAGACAGCATCAGTTGCTATCATAGGAAAGTTCGCGAAGCAGCCGAGAATCCAAGGAGCTGGCAGTGCTAAAGTAACACCTTCCCGAGTTGATATTCCTTGGGAGGAAATGTGTAGAATTGCAGGTGATTCAATTGTACTGTCCTATGCAGAGGGTTATCCTACGGACGAAAGCGTGGATGAACGCCTCATCGAAGAAAGCGTCGAACTTGCGGCGAAGGCGGATATAGCGATTCTGTTTGTGGGACAACCTGAATATGCAGAATCCGAAATGCATGATTTAGAAGGTATTCATCTACCTATGCATCAAATTAAGCTAATTGAAGCCGTTTCCACAGTACAACCGAAATGCGTAGTCGTCACAAGCAGCGGATCAGCGCTTGCGATGCGTCCGTGGGTGCAGCATGTACCTGGCGTCCTTCATTCATGGCTTGCCGGACAAGGCAGCGGCAAAGCGATAGCCGACATTTTATTCGGGAACGTGAATCCTTCTGGTAAATTATCTGAGACTTTCCCTGTTAAGCTGTCCGATAATCCATCGTATATGCGTGTGCGGGGTGAAAATGGGAAGCTGTTTTACCGAGAGGGCTTGTTCGTTGGATATCGTTATTACGACAAGAAGGAGATTGTTCCGCAATTTTCTTTCGGGCACGGCTTATCGTATACGTCCTTCGTTTACTCAAATTTGAAGGCGATACAGCAAGAGGGTAAAATAACTGTCACTTGCAGTGTCGAAAATACAGGAGATGTGTTTGGCAAGGAAGTGGTGCAGTTGTATGTTCATGACGAGGAATGCGATTGGGTTCGTCCTGAAAAAGAGCTTAAGGCATTCACTAAGCTCGCCCTTGAGCCTGGCGAGAAGCAGGAAGTTTGTTTCTTACTCGAAGAGAGAGATCTTGCTTATTATAATACGAAATATAACAAATGGGTCGCAGAGACAGGTTATTATGAATTCGTAATCGGCAGTTCATCACGGGATATCCGCATTCGGGAGAGAGTGCTGTGTGATTTCGGCAGCGAAGAAATCGCTCTTCATAAGTTCAGTTTATTAAATGACTGGCTCAATCATCAAAGAGCGAAGCTGATTCTGACCGACTGCATTAACGAGATGAATCGCCATGTGTCCGACAAGGTATACTTAAATGAGGAGTTTGTCGGATTCTGGGGAGACTTTCCAGCCATTAAAATCATTCAAATGTTTGGTCAAAAATGGTTGACCGACAGATCGCCTGATCAAGTTATGGAGCAATTAATTCAAACGTTTGAGCTTGAACGGCATGATCGATAA
- a CDS encoding methyltransferase domain-containing protein yields MTEEQKTPFDYKTYWDNNYSQGGTSGSGSYGVLADFKAEVINSFISEHGIQKVIEFGCGDGNQISLMSYEQYLGLDVANSSIDICAQIFAGDRSKSFLAYNPRHFVNHGYLTCELVVCLDVLYHITDDHDFNKTLNDIFSCEAEHVILYTRITSADEPNFVPTIRDRDILNHLKAYSNYKVERIIEQKHKHLSSASFIILQREET; encoded by the coding sequence ATGACCGAAGAACAAAAGACGCCATTTGACTATAAGACGTATTGGGACAACAATTACTCCCAAGGCGGCACATCAGGCAGCGGTTCTTACGGTGTGCTGGCGGACTTTAAAGCGGAGGTAATTAATTCTTTTATAAGCGAACACGGGATTCAAAAGGTAATCGAATTCGGATGCGGGGATGGAAACCAAATATCGTTAATGAGCTATGAACAGTATTTAGGTTTGGACGTAGCCAATTCCTCCATCGATATTTGCGCGCAAATATTTGCCGGTGATCGCTCCAAAAGCTTTCTCGCCTACAACCCTCGACACTTCGTTAACCATGGTTATCTAACATGCGAGCTCGTCGTTTGTTTAGACGTTCTTTACCATATTACGGATGACCATGATTTCAACAAAACATTGAACGACATTTTCTCATGCGAGGCGGAGCATGTCATTTTATATACGCGAATTACTAGCGCCGACGAGCCAAACTTCGTGCCGACGATTCGAGATCGGGATATTTTAAATCATTTGAAAGCCTATAGCAACTACAAAGTTGAGCGTATTATCGAACAAAAACATAAGCATTTATCATCTGCGAGCTTCATCATATTGCAAAGAGAAGAAACCTGA